The following proteins come from a genomic window of Campylobacter concisus:
- the cmoA gene encoding carboxy-S-adenosyl-L-methionine synthase CmoA, with product MRDEIFKEPIGKQFEFDDFVASVFDDMISRSVPFYDVSSNLNAKLLAKILPKDASVCDLGCSTANSLLLLNNLRNDLVLSGVDNSEAMLANAKNKAKAYGAKIKFLLDDILKCELVGFDAVLANYTLQFIRPPKRADLVQKIYNGLNENGVFLFSEKIIFEDKKLTKSVIEIYEDYKQAQGYSRYEIAQKREALENVLVPYTEEENRSLALNAGFKRVESAFKWGNFMSFLAFK from the coding sequence ATGAGAGATGAAATTTTTAAAGAGCCTATAGGTAAGCAGTTTGAATTTGATGACTTTGTGGCGAGTGTATTTGATGATATGATCTCGCGCTCAGTGCCATTTTACGACGTTAGTTCAAATTTAAATGCAAAGCTGCTTGCTAAAATTTTGCCAAAAGATGCAAGTGTATGCGACCTTGGCTGCTCGACGGCAAATAGCCTGCTTTTGCTAAATAATCTTAGAAATGACCTCGTGCTAAGTGGCGTGGATAACTCTGAGGCGATGCTAGCAAATGCCAAAAATAAGGCAAAGGCTTATGGAGCAAAGATAAAATTTTTGCTTGATGATATTTTAAAGTGTGAGCTAGTGGGTTTTGACGCAGTTTTGGCAAACTATACTTTGCAGTTTATCAGACCGCCAAAAAGGGCTGATCTAGTGCAAAAAATTTATAACGGACTAAATGAAAATGGAGTTTTTTTGTTTAGTGAAAAGATCATCTTTGAAGATAAAAAACTTACTAAAAGCGTCATAGAAATTTATGAAGACTACAAGCAGGCACAAGGCTACTCACGCTATGAGATCGCCCAAAAAAGAGAGGCGCTTGAAAATGTGCTAGTGCCATACACTGAAGAAGAAAATAGAAGCTTAGCCCTAAATGCTGGCTTTAAGCGTGTCGAGAGCGCATTTAAATGGGGAAATTTCATGAGTTTTTTGGCGTTTAAGTAA
- a CDS encoding bifunctional riboflavin kinase/FAD synthetase, translating into MPNFSTLLTKDNITAVAIGHFDGVHRGHKQLLKQLGEFGGLVVIDKNKANITPKLKRAEYSNYPCFLYDFESIKGLSGEEFIAMLKHDFKNLKKIVVGFDFRFGRNRAWDKHDLKRIFDGEVVVVDEVCYDGMGVHSSSIRELIRQGNIEEANRLIGREYSVEGNVIKGQGIGAKELVATLNLDVKNYLLPKDGVYATRTRIGSYTYGSVTFIGNRLSTDGNFSVETHILDEVAPKVTKHVAVCFIKRLRDNKKFDTLEELKEQIKCDINGARACVGVCDLFGNETMRYFDGYGAGI; encoded by the coding sequence ATGCCGAATTTTTCTACGCTTTTAACAAAAGATAACATCACTGCCGTTGCGATCGGGCACTTTGACGGCGTGCATAGGGGGCACAAACAGCTTTTAAAGCAGCTTGGCGAGTTTGGCGGACTTGTCGTGATCGATAAAAATAAAGCCAACATCACGCCAAAGCTAAAGCGAGCCGAGTACTCAAACTATCCTTGCTTTTTGTACGATTTTGAGAGTATAAAAGGGCTTAGTGGTGAGGAATTTATCGCGATGCTAAAACATGATTTTAAAAATTTAAAAAAGATCGTTGTTGGGTTTGATTTTAGATTTGGCAGAAATAGAGCGTGGGATAAGCACGATTTGAAAAGAATTTTTGATGGTGAGGTGGTCGTCGTTGATGAGGTTTGTTATGACGGCATGGGCGTGCATAGCTCATCCATTAGGGAGCTGATACGCCAAGGCAACATCGAAGAGGCAAACAGGCTAATAGGCAGGGAGTACTCGGTCGAGGGCAACGTGATAAAAGGGCAGGGCATCGGTGCAAAGGAGCTAGTTGCAACGCTAAATTTGGATGTAAAAAACTATCTGTTGCCTAAAGACGGCGTATACGCCACAAGAACCAGGATAGGCTCATATACCTACGGCTCGGTCACTTTTATAGGCAACAGACTTAGTACGGATGGAAATTTTAGTGTCGAGACGCACATCTTAGACGAGGTCGCGCCAAAAGTAACGAAGCACGTTGCGGTTTGTTTTATAAAACGTTTGCGAGATAATAAAAAATTTGACACACTTGAAGAGCTAAAAGAACAGATCAAATGCGATATAAACGGAGCTAGAGCTTGTGTTGGCGTGTGCGATCTTTTTGGCAACGAGACAATGAGATACTTTGACGGATACGGAGCTGGTATATGA
- a CDS encoding TlyA family RNA methyltransferase, whose product MRFDNYVASILNISRNKASELIKSGKVLTNGEICTKVSSEVSEAKISLLDEIYVGRGALKLKSFLEAMKFDLAGKNALDIGSSTGGFMQILLERGVKSVTGVDVGTDQLDTSLRSDDRVKIYEKTDIREFAKQEQDKFDLITCDVSFISLAEILPAIGELASANSLIITLFKPQFEVGVGVKRNKKGVVTDMKAINLAMKRFEVMANGLGFKMIACKECEVKGKEGNAEFFYAFNKR is encoded by the coding sequence TTGAGGTTTGATAACTACGTCGCAAGTATTTTAAATATCAGTAGAAACAAGGCGAGCGAGCTCATTAAATCTGGCAAGGTGCTAACAAACGGCGAAATTTGCACCAAGGTTTCAAGCGAGGTTAGCGAGGCTAAAATTTCACTGCTTGATGAAATTTACGTTGGGCGAGGTGCTTTGAAGCTAAAGAGCTTTTTAGAGGCGATGAAATTTGATCTAGCAGGCAAAAACGCACTTGATATCGGCAGTTCAACTGGTGGCTTTATGCAAATTTTGCTTGAGCGTGGCGTAAAGAGCGTGACTGGCGTCGATGTTGGCACCGATCAGCTGGACACTAGCCTAAGAAGCGATGATCGAGTAAAAATTTATGAAAAGACCGATATAAGAGAGTTTGCCAAGCAAGAGCAAGATAAATTTGATCTAATAACCTGCGATGTTAGCTTTATCTCTTTAGCTGAAATTTTACCAGCTATAGGCGAGCTAGCAAGTGCAAATTCGCTCATTATCACGCTCTTTAAGCCACAATTTGAAGTGGGTGTTGGCGTAAAACGAAATAAAAAAGGCGTCGTCACTGATATGAAAGCTATAAATTTAGCAATGAAGAGGTTTGAAGTGATGGCTAATGGCTTAGGATTTAAAATGATAGCTTGCAAAGAGTGCGAAGTAAAAGGGAAAGAGGGAAATGCCGAATTTTTCTACGCTTTTAACAAAAGATAA
- the ligA gene encoding NAD-dependent DNA ligase LigA, translating into MTKQEYEKAVEMLNAWAKAYYDEDEPLASDEEYDALYHAVLDYEQANPSEISIFSPTKRVGGTVKEGFSKANHIKRMWSMEDIFDLAELDAWLKRGDKENLTFVAEPKFDGASLNLLYENGVLVRAITRGDGVTGEDVTQNAKTINSVLKSIDYKGLIEIRGEVVIKKEDFELLNAERAKEGEAPLSNPRNAAAGSLRQLDSAVTAKRKLLFIPWGVGEQSLGLKDHSEVMKFVRDLGFERDDFFKILTKDELEAAYNELLANRDSKSVMMDGMVIRVNDLARCEELGYTVKFPKFMVAFKFPAIEKVTRLKDVALQVGRSGVVTPVGVLDEVNIDGANVKSATLHNFDEIERLGVMKNDYIGIIRSGDVIPKITKVYKDRRDGSEQAIERPKFCPVCGSHLLDEGAFLKCQNLSCRARVVGSIIHYASKKCLNIDGLGDAIVNLLFDKGLIACIKDIYGLKFDDLMVLEGFKEKKVNNLLNAIEASKGAELSRFITGLGCEHIGEVAAKKLASSFGLGWLDASFEELTSLEGFGVEMANSLIDFAEVNRAEILALSQIVQPSVAQVQSISNALSGKTVVITGTLSRPRDEIKAELESFGAKISSSVSKKTDFVLAGEEAGSKLDKANELGVRVIDEDEYERLKLEV; encoded by the coding sequence ATGACAAAACAAGAGTACGAAAAAGCAGTAGAGATGCTAAATGCGTGGGCAAAGGCCTACTACGACGAGGACGAGCCACTTGCAAGCGACGAGGAGTATGACGCGCTATATCACGCGGTGCTTGATTATGAGCAGGCAAATCCAAGCGAAATTTCTATCTTTTCACCTACAAAACGCGTGGGCGGCACCGTAAAAGAGGGCTTTAGTAAGGCTAATCACATCAAACGCATGTGGAGTATGGAAGATATTTTTGATCTAGCCGAGCTTGATGCGTGGCTAAAGCGTGGCGATAAAGAGAATTTGACCTTTGTGGCTGAGCCAAAATTTGATGGAGCGAGCTTAAATTTACTCTACGAAAATGGCGTTTTGGTTAGGGCGATTACTAGGGGTGACGGTGTTACTGGTGAGGATGTGACGCAAAATGCAAAGACGATAAATTCTGTTTTAAAGAGTATTGATTACAAAGGGCTAATCGAAATCAGGGGCGAGGTTGTTATAAAAAAAGAAGATTTTGAGCTACTAAACGCAGAGCGCGCAAAAGAGGGCGAGGCACCACTTTCAAACCCTAGAAATGCTGCAGCTGGAAGTCTAAGACAGCTTGATAGTGCGGTGACTGCTAAAAGAAAGCTGCTTTTCATACCTTGGGGCGTAGGCGAGCAGAGCCTTGGGCTGAAAGATCATAGCGAGGTAATGAAATTTGTGCGTGATCTTGGCTTTGAGAGGGATGATTTTTTCAAAATTTTAACAAAAGACGAGCTTGAAGCTGCATACAACGAGCTTTTGGCAAATCGTGACTCAAAAAGTGTGATGATGGATGGTATGGTGATACGCGTAAACGACCTTGCACGCTGCGAAGAGCTGGGCTATACTGTTAAATTTCCAAAATTTATGGTGGCGTTTAAATTTCCAGCCATTGAAAAGGTGACTAGGCTAAAAGACGTCGCGCTTCAGGTTGGCAGAAGCGGCGTAGTAACACCTGTTGGCGTGCTTGATGAGGTAAATATTGATGGCGCAAATGTAAAATCCGCCACGCTTCATAACTTTGATGAAATAGAGCGCCTTGGCGTTATGAAAAACGACTATATCGGCATCATCCGCTCAGGAGACGTCATTCCAAAGATAACAAAAGTTTATAAAGATAGGCGAGATGGCAGCGAGCAGGCGATAGAGAGGCCTAAATTTTGCCCAGTTTGCGGCTCGCACTTGCTTGATGAGGGAGCGTTTTTGAAGTGCCAAAATTTAAGCTGTAGGGCAAGAGTGGTTGGCTCAATAATTCACTACGCATCGAAAAAATGCCTAAATATAGACGGCCTTGGTGATGCGATCGTAAATTTGCTATTTGACAAGGGGTTAATTGCCTGCATAAAAGACATTTACGGCCTTAAATTTGATGATCTCATGGTGCTTGAGGGCTTTAAAGAGAAAAAGGTAAATAACCTTTTAAATGCTATTGAAGCTAGCAAAGGTGCAGAGCTATCGCGCTTTATCACGGGGCTTGGCTGCGAGCACATCGGCGAAGTAGCGGCTAAAAAGCTAGCAAGTAGCTTTGGGCTGGGCTGGCTTGACGCTAGCTTTGAAGAGCTAACCTCGCTTGAGGGCTTTGGCGTGGAGATGGCAAATAGTCTAATTGATTTTGCTGAGGTAAATAGAGCAGAAATTTTAGCTCTTAGCCAGATCGTGCAGCCAAGCGTGGCGCAGGTGCAAAGCATCTCAAACGCGCTAAGTGGCAAAACGGTCGTGATAACTGGCACGCTAAGTCGCCCAAGGGATGAGATAAAGGCCGAGCTTGAGAGTTTTGGTGCAAAGATTTCAAGCTCAGTTTCTAAAAAAACGGACTTCGTCTTAGCTGGCGAGGAGGCTGGCAGTAAGCTTGATAAAGCAAATGAGCTAGGCGTGCGAGTGATCGATGAGGACGAATATGAGAGGCTAAAACTTGAGGTTTGA
- a CDS encoding NADAR family protein produces the protein MVECKAKKAECFGDKKALEEILSAKDPAQMKALGRQVRGFDAKVWDEIKFGVVLNASYLKFSQNAPLRDFLLQTGSKVLVEASPVDKIWGIGLAASDENAKNPMKWYGQNLLGFALMRARDETAKVYKNVHLRDARELNLDHL, from the coding sequence TTGGTAGAGTGTAAGGCTAAAAAGGCTGAATGCTTTGGTGATAAAAAGGCTTTGGAGGAAATTTTATCCGCCAAAGATCCAGCGCAGATGAAGGCACTTGGCAGGCAGGTGCGAGGCTTTGACGCTAAGGTCTGGGATGAGATCAAATTTGGCGTCGTGCTAAATGCTAGCTATCTAAAATTTAGCCAAAATGCCCCTTTGCGAGACTTTTTGCTCCAAACTGGGAGTAAAGTTTTGGTTGAGGCAAGCCCAGTTGATAAAATTTGGGGCATAGGTTTGGCCGCAAGCGATGAAAATGCGAAAAATCCTATGAAGTGGTACGGACAAAATTTACTTGGCTTTGCGCTGATGAGGGCTAGAGACGAGACAGCAAAGGTCTATAAAAATGTCCATTTACGTGACGCCAGAGAGCTAAATTTAGATCATTTATAA
- the folP gene encoding dihydropteroate synthase gives MKFYKIDNKSDFDEICKAISPSPAGAKLMHEKSEINFIFIDEIKTPAANILKQDALSVGAELVTHKDTILGRESLNKALLMATNAQLRQLAKKEKLQDFGLKNLAAFLETKFIKPTKPLIMGVANINSDSFNEQSRINTQNGISKIEYMIEAGAHYIDLGGVSSRPGSEYCGREEEFRRIKDIVEEIYKLNLHEKAKFSLDSFDPYCLEFALNHGFKMINDITANASLATLAARYDAEFCMMHMQGDPATMQIAPKYNDLIGEISDFFEQKIALARELGAKKLVLDVGIGFGKTAEQNLLLIKHLEHFLKFDCPLLVGASRKSVINHYYPSEVKDRLPGSLYLHLKAFENGAQIIRTHDVAEHKQLFDMHEAMSQATLW, from the coding sequence TAAGATAGATAACAAAAGCGACTTTGATGAAATTTGCAAAGCTATCTCGCCAAGTCCTGCTGGTGCGAAGCTCATGCACGAAAAGAGTGAGATAAATTTTATATTTATAGATGAGATAAAAACCCCAGCGGCAAATATCCTAAAGCAAGATGCACTAAGCGTTGGAGCTGAGCTTGTGACGCATAAAGATACGATTTTGGGCCGTGAGAGTCTAAATAAAGCATTGCTAATGGCGACAAATGCACAGCTTAGACAGCTAGCTAAAAAAGAGAAGTTGCAAGACTTTGGGCTTAAAAATTTAGCAGCCTTTTTAGAGACAAAATTTATAAAGCCGACAAAGCCTCTTATAATGGGCGTTGCAAATATAAATAGCGATAGTTTTAACGAACAAAGCCGCATAAATACGCAAAACGGTATCTCAAAAATAGAATACATGATAGAAGCGGGAGCTCACTATATCGACCTTGGTGGTGTTAGCTCAAGGCCAGGGAGCGAGTATTGCGGCCGTGAAGAGGAATTTAGGCGCATAAAAGATATCGTGGAGGAAATTTACAAGCTAAATTTACACGAAAAGGCGAAATTTAGCCTTGATAGCTTTGATCCTTATTGCCTTGAATTTGCTCTAAATCACGGCTTTAAAATGATAAATGACATCACGGCAAACGCCTCACTTGCTACGCTTGCGGCGCGATATGACGCTGAGTTTTGCATGATGCATATGCAAGGCGATCCTGCTACTATGCAGATCGCACCAAAGTATAACGACTTAATCGGCGAAATTTCTGATTTTTTTGAGCAAAAGATAGCCCTTGCAAGAGAGCTTGGCGCTAAAAAACTAGTGCTTGATGTGGGTATTGGCTTTGGCAAGACGGCCGAACAAAATTTATTGCTTATCAAGCATTTAGAGCATTTTTTAAAATTTGACTGCCCGCTATTAGTTGGTGCGAGCCGCAAATCAGTCATAAATCACTATTATCCAAGTGAGGTCAAAGACCGCTTACCAGGCTCACTTTACCTGCATCTAAAAGCCTTCGAAAACGGCGCACAGATCATTAGAACGCACGATGTGGCTGAGCATAAACAACTCTTTGATATGCATGAGGCGATGAGCCAAGCCACGCTTTGGTAG